The following are from one region of the Candidatus Protochlamydia phocaeensis genome:
- a CDS encoding ABC transporter permease, which translates to MRIRNEIQKCFRSLLMHRLRTFLSTLGVLFGVAAVVAMLSIGEGAKQETLEQIEQLGMNSIIIRQHAQSEEQQMQAAEKRSKGLRWEDVEALQNNVSYLAYEATPIRIVEASLTGTLMPISPEIIATSRAFGEIKDLQLAEGRFLCDLDSQRRQQVCILGYEVAKSLGKDGHVGGSIRIENVRYEVAGVLKPTHWKASKNGVMTVRNLDKVVFIPLGTEKALPRSALNLKKDQYSEILLQINQPKHMDAAARLVKKILKRMHAGYEDYQIIIPQELLNQAHRTQQTFNWVLGSIAAISLLVGGIGIMNIMLATVSERTREIGIRRAVGANRRHIMTQFLLETLLLTLTGAILGITLGIGLSLLISYIAEWKTIVTVWSILLSLTMASGVGLCSGLYPAYKAATMDPIRALRHD; encoded by the coding sequence ATGAGGATAAGAAACGAGATCCAAAAGTGTTTCCGTTCCCTGCTCATGCATCGTTTAAGAACATTCTTAAGTACGCTAGGCGTGTTGTTCGGCGTTGCGGCTGTTGTCGCCATGCTGTCTATCGGAGAAGGGGCCAAGCAAGAGACGCTCGAGCAAATTGAACAGCTTGGCATGAACAGCATTATCATCCGCCAGCATGCTCAGTCCGAAGAACAACAGATGCAAGCGGCAGAAAAGCGCTCGAAAGGCTTGAGATGGGAAGATGTGGAAGCCTTGCAAAATAATGTTTCCTATCTTGCCTATGAAGCTACTCCTATCCGCATTGTAGAAGCATCCTTAACCGGCACGTTGATGCCTATTTCTCCTGAAATTATAGCCACTTCGCGCGCATTTGGCGAAATCAAAGATCTTCAGCTGGCCGAAGGGCGCTTCCTTTGCGATCTCGATAGCCAGCGTCGGCAACAGGTGTGCATTTTGGGCTATGAAGTCGCAAAGAGCTTAGGCAAAGATGGGCATGTCGGCGGATCGATTAGAATTGAGAATGTCCGCTATGAAGTGGCAGGCGTCTTGAAGCCCACGCATTGGAAAGCAAGTAAAAATGGCGTCATGACGGTACGTAATTTGGACAAGGTTGTCTTCATCCCCTTAGGCACGGAAAAAGCCTTGCCGCGCTCTGCCTTAAATTTAAAAAAAGACCAGTATTCCGAAATCTTGTTGCAAATCAATCAGCCGAAGCACATGGATGCGGCAGCCCGCCTGGTTAAAAAAATCCTAAAACGCATGCATGCAGGCTATGAAGATTATCAAATCATCATTCCGCAAGAATTATTAAACCAAGCCCATCGCACGCAGCAGACATTTAACTGGGTGTTGGGGAGCATAGCGGCTATTTCCTTGCTGGTGGGGGGGATCGGCATTATGAATATTATGCTGGCAACCGTTTCCGAGCGAACGCGCGAAATTGGCATCCGCCGGGCTGTAGGGGCCAATCGCAGGCATATTATGACGCAATTTCTTTTAGAGACCCTTCTGCTTACATTGACCGGAGCTATTTTAGGAATTACACTGGGAATTGGCCTATCCTTATTAATCAGCTATATTGCGGAATGGAAAACCATCGTGACCGTTTGGTCCATTTTACTATCATTGACAATGGCGTCGGGAGTGGGGCTGTGCTCGGGGCTGTATCCCGCTTATAAAGCGGCTACAATGGATCCTATCCGGGCTTTGCGTCATGACTAA
- a CDS encoding ABC transporter ATP-binding protein, with product MKPPARVEVKNLSKSYQMGHGIVHALQDIHLTIKPGESLAIMGPSGSGKSTLLHLLGCLDRPTVGKYWLDEQDVSDLNDQQLACIRASKIGFVFQSFNLMPQLNVFENVEVPFLYQPAEMHPKDVRRLILESIERVGLSHRLYHLPSQLSGGETQRVAIARALAINPLLILADEPTGNLDTETGRHILHLFRTLNEQGVTLVMVTHDEQVGAYCRRLVRMRDGKIVSDQATQ from the coding sequence ATGAAACCGCCAGCCCGTGTAGAAGTCAAAAACCTAAGCAAGTCTTACCAAATGGGACATGGAATCGTTCATGCCCTGCAAGATATTCATTTGACGATTAAACCTGGCGAATCGCTTGCGATTATGGGACCTTCCGGGTCCGGTAAATCGACGCTTCTGCATTTACTGGGTTGTTTGGATAGGCCGACTGTAGGCAAATATTGGCTAGACGAGCAGGACGTTTCTGATTTGAATGACCAACAGCTGGCATGCATCCGCGCTTCTAAAATTGGCTTTGTCTTCCAATCTTTTAACCTCATGCCCCAGCTCAACGTTTTTGAGAATGTAGAAGTCCCTTTCCTGTATCAACCGGCAGAGATGCATCCTAAAGATGTGCGTCGTTTAATTTTGGAGTCTATTGAACGAGTTGGCCTTAGCCATCGTTTATATCATTTGCCTTCTCAGCTGTCCGGAGGAGAGACGCAGCGGGTTGCCATCGCCCGTGCCTTGGCCATCAATCCCCTTTTGATTTTAGCTGATGAGCCAACAGGAAATTTGGATACCGAAACAGGAAGGCATATTCTTCATCTCTTCCGCACGCTCAATGAACAAGGCGTTACGCTTGTCATGGTTACGCATGACGAGCAAGTGGGCGCCTATTGCAGAAGGCTGGTGCGCATGCGCGATGGCAAGATTGTCTCAGATCAAGCAACCCAGTAA